From Marmota flaviventris isolate mMarFla1 chromosome X, mMarFla1.hap1, whole genome shotgun sequence, the proteins below share one genomic window:
- the LOC139703177 gene encoding synaptonemal complex protein 3-like, which translates to MAPTARKSLGRAAKAQVEPQDLSIYDFECPATSSGLDDSGEESSFTGRQERDIGNELRNMLAKFQADITQALLARRKWFEMNTDASLKIINENIEHIRKIQQEQRQNLHYKYSQQFLPLFQQWDIEVQKAEDQEEKLANMFQEQRKLFLQSRIIQREKVKEIKNLYEQLLKSIKDLEEYHESLVIGEQSKVKKEMAELQENILRETQQQEVAVVEKSLHSLLY; encoded by the exons ATGGCACCCACGGCAAGGAAGAGCTTGGGGAGAGCTGCCAAGGCCCAGGTGGAGCCTCAGGACCTGTCCATCTATGACTTTGAGTGCCCAG CAACCAGTTCAGGACTTGATGACAGTGGGGAGGAGAGTTCTTTCACAGGTCGCCAGGAGCGAGACATTGG GAATGAGCTACGGAATATGTTGGCCAAGTTTCAAG ctGACATCACACAAGCTCTTCTTGCTAGAAGAAAATGGTTTGAAATGAATACAGATGCTTCTctcaaaattattaatgaaaatattgagCATATTCGCAAAATACAACAAGAGCAAag GCAGAATCTTCATTATAAATATTCTCAGCAATTTCTGCCTTTGTTTCAACAGTGGGACATAGAAGTACAGAAAGCTGAGGACCAAGAAGAAAAACTAGCT aatATGTTTCAAGAGCAAAGAAAGCTTTTTCTTCAATCTAGAATTATTCAGCGTGAGaaagttaaagaaattaaaaatttgtacGAGCAATTGCTAAAG agtaTCAAAGACCTGGAGGAGTATCATGAAAGTCTTGTTATTGGTGAACAAagtaaagtgaaaaaagaaatggcTGAGTTGCAGGAAAACATTCTTAGGGAGACT CAACAGCAAGAAGTGGCAGTTGTTGAAAAGTCTCTTCACTCTCTGTTATACTGA